One Oryza glaberrima chromosome 10, OglaRS2, whole genome shotgun sequence DNA segment encodes these proteins:
- the LOC127752439 gene encoding short-chain dehydrogenase TIC 32, chloroplastic-like isoform X1 produces the protein MCWFNRKGPSGFSGASTAEEVTAGVDARGLVAVITGASSGIGLETARVMALRGVRVVMAVRNVAAGHRASEAIRAEIPGAGIHVLEMDLSSMDSVRRFATEFEALNLPLNILINNAGIMTRNCTRSMDGLELQFATNHIGHFLLTNLLLENMKRTSSETGVEGRIVNVSSSAHFVTYPKGICFDKVKEPSRFISLIAYGQSKLANILHSTELSRVLKEDGVNISANAVHPGVVTTNLFRHRTIINALVKSIGRFIHKTVEQGAATTCYVALHSQVTGISGKYFSNCNLDTPSSQASNAELANKLWEFSSKIVSS, from the exons ATGTGCTGGTTCAACCGCAAAGGGCCCTCCGGCTTCTCcggcgcctccaccgccgaggAGGTCACCGCCGGCGTCGACGCTCGGGGCTTGGTCGCCGTCATCACAG GTGCGTCGAGCGGCATCGGGCTGGAGACGGCGCGCGTCATGGCGCTGCGCGGCGTGCGCGTCGTCATGGCCGTGCGCAACGTCGCCGCCGGGCATAGGGCCAGCGAGGCTATCCGGGCTGAGATCCCCGGCGCCGGTATCCATGTGCTGGAGATGGACCTCAGCTCCATGGATTCGGTGAGGAGATTTGCCACCGAGTTTGAGGCTCTGAACCTACCTCTCAACATACTCAT TAATAATGCTGGAATCATGACAAGGAACTGCACACGCTCCATGGACGGCCTGGAATTGcaatttgcaacaaatcacatCG GCCACTTTCTTCTAACAAATCTCTTGCTGGAGAACATGAAGAGGACAAGTAGCGAAACTGGTGTTGAAGGAAGGATCGTAAATGTGTCGTCTTCAGCACATTTTGTGACCTATCCTAAAGGGATATGTTTCGATAAGGTGAAGGAGCCTTCAAG ATTTATCAGTCTTATTGCTTATGGCCAGTCTAAGCTTGCCAACATTTTGCACTCAACTGAGTTGTCACGAGTTCTGAAG GAAGATGGTGTGAACATTTCGGCTAATGCAGTCCATCCTGGTGTTGTTACAACCAACCTGTTCAGGCACAGGACTATTATAAATG CTCTAGTGAAGTCCATTGGAAGATTCATACACAAAACTGTAGAACAG GGTGCTGCAACGACATGTTATGTGGCACTACATTCTCAAGTCACCGGGATAAGTGGGAAGTACTTCAGCAACTGCAATTTAGATACCCCAAGCTCACAGGCTTCAAATGCAGAGTTGGCAAATAAACTATGGGAATTTAGCTCCAAGATTGTGTCCTCTTGA
- the LOC127752438 gene encoding short-chain dehydrogenase TIC 32, chloroplastic-like isoform X2 produces MWFFNFNRNGPSGFSGASTAEEVTAGVDARGLVAVVTGASSGIGLETARVLALRGVRVVMAVRNVAAGHKAREAIRAEIPGAIVHVLEMDLSSMDSVRRFASEFDSLNLPLNVLINNAGILSKDCIRSIDGLELHFATNHIGHFLLINLLLENMKSTSRTTSVEGRIINVSSSGHILTYPEGICFDNVKDLSRFSTYMAYGQSKLANILHSTELARILKL; encoded by the exons ATGTGGTTTTTCAACTTCAACCGAAATGGCCCCTCTGGCTTCTCcggcgcctccaccgccgaggAGGTCACCGCCGGTGTCGACGCCCGGGGCTTGGTCGCCGTCGTCACAG GCGCGTCGAGCGGCATCGGGCTGGAGACGGCGCGCGTGTTGGCGCTGCGCGGCGTGCGCGTCGTCATGGCCGTGCGCAACGTCGCCGCCGGGCACAAGGCCCGCGAGGCGATCCGGGCGGAGATCCCCGGCGCCATAGTCCATGTGCTGGAGATGGACCTCAGCTCCATGGATTCAGTGAGGAGGTTTGCATCCGAGTTTGACTCTCTGAACCTACCTCTCAACGTACTCAT CAATAACGCTGGAATCCTGTCCAAGGACTGCATACGCTCCATTGACGGCCTAGAATTGCATTTTGCAACTAATCACATTG GCCATTTTCTTCTAATAAATCTTTTACTGGAGAACATGAAGAGCACAAGTAGGACAACTAGTGTCGAAGGAAGGATCATAAATGTGTCGTCTTCGGGGCACATCTTGACCTATCCTGAAGGGATATGTTTCGATAATGTAAAGGATCTTTCGAG ATTCTCCACTTATATGGCTTACGGCCAGTCCAAGCTTGCCAACATTTTGCACTCTACCGAGCTTGCACGAATTCTGAAG CTGTAG
- the LOC127752438 gene encoding short-chain dehydrogenase TIC 32, chloroplastic-like isoform X1: MWFFNFNRNGPSGFSGASTAEEVTAGVDARGLVAVVTGASSGIGLETARVLALRGVRVVMAVRNVAAGHKAREAIRAEIPGAIVHVLEMDLSSMDSVRRFASEFDSLNLPLNVLINNAGILSKDCIRSIDGLELHFATNHIGHFLLINLLLENMKSTSRTTSVEGRIINVSSSGHILTYPEGICFDNVKDLSRFSTYMAYGQSKLANILHSTELARILKGDGVNISANAIHPGFVGTNLFKNWTMANAVVNTIGRIVCKTVEQGAATTCYVALHPQVIGISGKYFSNCNLETPSSQASNAELAKKLWEFSSNIVSAAKL; the protein is encoded by the exons ATGTGGTTTTTCAACTTCAACCGAAATGGCCCCTCTGGCTTCTCcggcgcctccaccgccgaggAGGTCACCGCCGGTGTCGACGCCCGGGGCTTGGTCGCCGTCGTCACAG GCGCGTCGAGCGGCATCGGGCTGGAGACGGCGCGCGTGTTGGCGCTGCGCGGCGTGCGCGTCGTCATGGCCGTGCGCAACGTCGCCGCCGGGCACAAGGCCCGCGAGGCGATCCGGGCGGAGATCCCCGGCGCCATAGTCCATGTGCTGGAGATGGACCTCAGCTCCATGGATTCAGTGAGGAGGTTTGCATCCGAGTTTGACTCTCTGAACCTACCTCTCAACGTACTCAT CAATAACGCTGGAATCCTGTCCAAGGACTGCATACGCTCCATTGACGGCCTAGAATTGCATTTTGCAACTAATCACATTG GCCATTTTCTTCTAATAAATCTTTTACTGGAGAACATGAAGAGCACAAGTAGGACAACTAGTGTCGAAGGAAGGATCATAAATGTGTCGTCTTCGGGGCACATCTTGACCTATCCTGAAGGGATATGTTTCGATAATGTAAAGGATCTTTCGAG ATTCTCCACTTATATGGCTTACGGCCAGTCCAAGCTTGCCAACATTTTGCACTCTACCGAGCTTGCACGAATTCTGAAG GGAGATGGTGTGAACATTTCAGCAAATGCGATCCATCCCGGTTTTGTTGGAACCAACCTGTTCAAGAATTGGACTATGGCTAATG CTGTAGTGAACACCATTGGAAGAATCGTATGTAAAACTGTTGAACag GGTGCTGCAACGACATGTTATGTGGCATTACATCCTCAAGTGATTGGAATAAGTGGGAAGTACTTCAGCAACTGCAATTTAGAGACCCCAAGCTCACAGGCTTCAAATGCAGAGTTGGCCAAGAAACTATGGGAATTTAGCTCCAACATTGTGTCGGCTGCCAAACTGTAG
- the LOC127752439 gene encoding short-chain dehydrogenase TIC 32, chloroplastic-like isoform X2, with product MCWFNRKGPSGFSGASTAEEVTAGVDARGLVAVITGASSGIGLETARVMALRGVRVVMAVRNVAAGHRASEAIRAEIPGAGIHVLEMDLSSMDSVRRFATEFEALNLPLNILINNAGIMTRNCTRSMDGLELQFATNHIGHFLLTNLLLENMKRTSSETGVEGRIVNVSSSAHFVTYPKGICFDKVKEPSRFISLIAYGQSKLANILHSTELSRVLKEDGVNISANAVHPGVVTTNLFRHRTIINGCCNDMLCGTTFSSHRDKWEVLQQLQFRYPKLTGFKCRVGK from the exons ATGTGCTGGTTCAACCGCAAAGGGCCCTCCGGCTTCTCcggcgcctccaccgccgaggAGGTCACCGCCGGCGTCGACGCTCGGGGCTTGGTCGCCGTCATCACAG GTGCGTCGAGCGGCATCGGGCTGGAGACGGCGCGCGTCATGGCGCTGCGCGGCGTGCGCGTCGTCATGGCCGTGCGCAACGTCGCCGCCGGGCATAGGGCCAGCGAGGCTATCCGGGCTGAGATCCCCGGCGCCGGTATCCATGTGCTGGAGATGGACCTCAGCTCCATGGATTCGGTGAGGAGATTTGCCACCGAGTTTGAGGCTCTGAACCTACCTCTCAACATACTCAT TAATAATGCTGGAATCATGACAAGGAACTGCACACGCTCCATGGACGGCCTGGAATTGcaatttgcaacaaatcacatCG GCCACTTTCTTCTAACAAATCTCTTGCTGGAGAACATGAAGAGGACAAGTAGCGAAACTGGTGTTGAAGGAAGGATCGTAAATGTGTCGTCTTCAGCACATTTTGTGACCTATCCTAAAGGGATATGTTTCGATAAGGTGAAGGAGCCTTCAAG ATTTATCAGTCTTATTGCTTATGGCCAGTCTAAGCTTGCCAACATTTTGCACTCAACTGAGTTGTCACGAGTTCTGAAG GAAGATGGTGTGAACATTTCGGCTAATGCAGTCCATCCTGGTGTTGTTACAACCAACCTGTTCAGGCACAGGACTATTATAAATG GGTGCTGCAACGACATGTTATGTGGCACTACATTCTCAAGTCACCGGGATAAGTGGGAAGTACTTCAGCAACTGCAATTTAGATACCCCAAGCTCACAGGCTTCAAATGCAGAGTTGGCAAATAA
- the LOC127785691 gene encoding silicon efflux transporter LSI3 yields MALASLPKVVMGSVAFGVFWMLAVFPSVPFLPIGRTAGALLGAVLMIVFHVISADDAYASIDLPILGLLFATMVVGGYLKNAGMFRHLGRLLAWRSQGGRDLMCRVCVVTALASALFTNDTCCVVLTEFVLELAAERNLPAKPFLLALATSANIGSSATPIGNPQNLVIAFNSKISFISFLLGILPAMLAGMGINMLMLLCMYWKELDGGACSPDEVAAGKQMEAIEEGRRTALNNNKKDDGDAATPASPEDDDGGDAESMMSENISTKHRWFMQCSEHRRKLFLKSFAYVVTVGMLVAYMLGLNMSWTAITTAIALVVVDFRDAEPCLDKVSYSLLVFFSGMFVTVSGFNKTGLPGAIWNVMAPYSKINHVTGVTVLSVIILLLSNLASNVPTVLLMGDEVAAAAATISPAAVTRSWLLLAWVSTVAGNLSLLGSAANLIVCEQARRATRNAYDLTFWNHVIFGLPSTLVVTAIGIPLIGKINI; encoded by the exons aTGGCGCTGGCGTCGCTGCCGAAGGTGGTGATGGGGTCGGTGGCGTTCGGTGTGTTCTGGATGCTGGCGGTGTTCCCGTCGGTGCCGTTCCTGCCGATCGGGCGGACGGCGGGGGCGCTGCTGGGCGCGGTGCTGATGATCGTGTTCCACGTGATCAGCGCCGACGACGCCTACGCCTCCATCGACCTCCCCATCCTGGGCCTCCTCTTCGCCACCATGGTCGTCGGCGGCTACCTCAAGAACGCCGGCATGTTCAGGCACCTGGGCCGGCTGCTGGCGTGGCGGAGCCAGGGCGGGCGCGACCTCATGTGCCGCGTCTGCGTCGTCACCGCGCTCGCCAGCGCGCTCTTCACCAACGACACCTGCTGCGTCGTCCTCACCGAGTTCgtgctcgagctcgccgccgagcgCAACCTCCCGGCGAAGCCGTTCCTGCTCGCGCTCGCCACCAGCGCCAACATCGGCTCCAGCGCGACGCCCATCGGCAACCCGCAGAACCTGGTCATCGCCTTCAACAGCAAGATCTCCTTTATTTCCTTCCTCCTCGGCATCCTCCCCGCCATGCTCGCCGGCAtggggatcaacatgctcatgCTGCTCTGCATGTACTGGaaggagctcgacggcggcgcctgcAGCCccgacgaggtcgccgccggcaagcaGATGGAGGCCATCGAGGAGGGCCGCCGCACGGCgctcaacaacaacaagaaagacgacggcgacgccgccacccccgcatcgccggaggacgacgacggcggcgacgccgagtCGATGATGTCGGAGAACATCTCGACGAAGCACCGGTGGTTCATGCAGTGCTCGGAGCACCGGCGGAAGCTGTTCCTCAAGAGCTTCGCGTACGTGGTCACCGTCGGCATGCTCGTCGCCTACATGCTCGGCCTCAACATGTCGTGGACCGCCATCACCACCGCCatcgccctcgtcgtcgtcgacttcCGCGACGCCGAGCCATGCCTCGACAAG GTGTCGTACTCGCTGCTGGTGTTCTTCTCGGGGATGTTCGTGACGGTGAGCGGGTTCAACAAGACGGGGCTACCCGGGGCCATCTGGAACGTGATGGCGCCATACTCAAAGATCAACCACGTCACCGGCGTCACCGTCCTCTCCgtcatcatcctcctcctctccaaccTCGCCTCCAACGTCCCCACCG TGTTGTTGATGGGGgatgaggtggcggcggcggcggcgacgatatcaccggcggcggtgacgcggTCGTGGCTGCTGCTGGCGTGGGTGAGCACGGTGGCGGGGAACCTGTCGCTGCTGGGGTCGGCGGCGAACCTGATCGTGTGCGAGCAGGCGAGGCGGGCGACGCGCAACGCCTACGACCTCACCTTCTGGAACCACGTCATCTTCGGACTCCCATCCACCCTCGTCGTCACCGCCATCGGCATCCCTCTCATCGGCAAGATCAACATCTAG
- the LOC127753087 gene encoding uncharacterized protein LOC127753087, with translation MSGGVGPTCGGGITLPSTGAPLPPLHPTPTSPTARPHHHYYLFSIKQLNSFGAAAVLAFSTTVPLSDIAFALLVIPYLVVLSVLAFPQRPGKPNPGAPVFLGRGRFLLRAHDALGFLVGAALPALYILDGLRSGDTAGVAAASPHAFLLAAQIFTEGLAAAWPGRFSLPVRAAVVVMYSARRMFAASEWLRQEMEKRDQFGGGVGGAPAVARRRVVAGRVLAVANLAYWGINLFAFLLPFYLPKALNRYYCGSDSKEDDATAAAGAIDADDAKKKDS, from the coding sequence ATGTCAGGCGGCGTAGGGCCGACGTGCGGGGGCGGCATCACGCTGCCGTCGACGGGCGCGCCGCTCCCCCCGCTGCacccgacgccgacgtcgccgacggcgcGGCCGCACCACCACTACTACCTCTTCTCCATCAAGCAGCTCAACTCGTTCGGCGCCGCGGCCGTGctcgccttctccaccaccgtGCCGCTCTCCGACATCGCCTTCGCCCTCCTCGTCATCCCTTACCTCGTCGTCCTCTCCGTCCTCGCCTTCCCGCAGAGGCCCGGCAAGCCCAACCCGGGCGCGCCGGTCTTCCTCGGCCGCGGCCGCTTCCTCCTCAGGGCCCACGACGCGCTCGgcttcctcgtcggcgccgcgctCCCGGCGCTCTACATCCTCGACGGCCTCCGCTCGGGTGACACGGCGGGCGTCGCCGCGGCGTCCCCGCAcgcgttcctcctcgccgcgcagaTCTTCACCGAGGGCCTCGCCGCGGCGTGGCCCGGGAGGTTCTCCCTCCCCGTGCGTGCCGCCGTGGTGGTGATGTACAGCGCGCGGAGGATGTTCGCGGCGTCGGAGTGGCTCCGCCAGGAGATGGAGAAGCGGGACCAGttcggtggcggcgtcggcggcgcgcccgcCGTGGCGCGCCGCAGGGTGGTGGCGGGGAGGGTGCTGGCGGTGGCGAACCTCGCCTACTGGGGGATCAACCTCTTCGCCTTCCTGCTGCCGTTCTACCTGCCCAAGGCGCTCAACAGGTACTACTGCGGCAGCGACAGCAAGGAggacgacgccaccgccgccgccggcgccattgacgccgacgacgccaagAAGAAGGATTCCTAG